The genomic segment TGTGGGGGCTCGTGACCGGGTTCGTGGGCGGGGTGCTGGCGAGAGGGGTGCGGCGGCGGGGTGCGGTCGACGCGGACGCCGACCGCCGGTAGGTGATGACCGGTTCACCTCGCGAGCGATGACGCCTGAGCCGCGCGGGCGTCGCCGATGAGATGGAACGCGGGGAACCGCGCGGTCGGCCCCGCACTCCCCCGCACTCCCCGCGGACGCCCACGGACGAAACCCTCACGGCGAACAGGCGTCGGCCCTCAGCCCTCCGATGCCGTCAGGTCCGACGCACGGCGGGCGAGGAGCGAGGCACTGATCTCCCCGGCGCGTACGGCGGTGGTGGACAGCAGTGTCGACGTGAGGCCATGGGTGTGTTCGGTACCGCCCTGGAGGTAGATGTCGGCCGAGACATTGGTCGCGGTCACCACCCGGTGGTCACGGCCGACCCGGAGCGCGTCCTCGTCGTCGCGCAGGCAGAGCTTGCCGATCTCCCCGAGGTTGTCGCCGACGCCCCGCGGCTGATAGCCGGTGGCGTAGACGAGGAGGTCGGAGGAGACGATCTCGCGCTCCCCCGTTGGCAGGAACTCCACGGTCACCTTGACGTCGTCCGTGCCCACCTCCACCTCGCGCAGCCGGGAGACGTTCATCATCCGCAGCCGCTCCCGGCCCTGGACCTGCTCCTGGTACATGGCCCGGGACAGGGACTCGATCAAGTCCATGTCCACGACGGAGTAGTTGGTGCTGCGGTGGTAGTCGAAGAGCGACTGTTTCACCTCGCGGGGCGCGCCGTAGTACAGGTCGACGGCCTCCGGGTCGAAGATCTTGTTGGCGAAGGGGCTGTCGTCGGCGGGGGTGTAGCCGTACTTGGCGAAGACGGAGCAGATCTCGGCCTCGGGGAAGTTGCGGCGGAGGTAGTCCACGGCCTCCGCGGCGCTCTGGCCGGCGCCGAGGACGACCGCGCGGTGCACCGGCCGCCCGGAGCGCCGGACCTGGTCGACGCGGGGCAGCAACTCGCTGTTGTGCCAGACGCGTTCGGACAGGGCGGCGCCGGGCGGGAGGTGCGGTTCCAGGCCGGTGGCCAGGCAGATGCTGCGGGCCCGGCGGACGGTCAGGCGTTCCGGGTCGCCGGGTACGCGGCTGGTGACGTCGAAGTAGCGGATCTCGCCGTCCCGTGTGACGGGGCGTACGGAGACGACTTCGGCGGAGTACTCGACGAGGTGCGCGACGCGGGCGGCGGCCCACTCGAAGTAGTCGTGGAACTCGATGCGCAGCGGGAAGAGGGTCTTGAGGTTGAGGAAGTCGACGAGGCGGCCCCGGTCGCGCAGGTAGCACAGGAAGCTGAAGTCGCTGGTGGGGTCACGCATCGTCACCAGGTCCTTCAGGAAGGACACTTGCATGGTGGCGTCGTCGATGAGCATGCCCCGGTGCCATCCGAACCGGGGTTGTCTTTCCAGGAATCCGACGCGGAGCCCGTCCGCCGGCCCGGAGGCGCCGGAGTGTTCGTGGAGCGCGATGGCGAGTGCGAGATTCGATGGACCGAACCCGATACCCAGTACGTCGTAGATGGAATCCGGCCCGGTCTGCAGCGTCGTCACCGCGTCATCGCCTCCCATAACAGGGGTCATAGAGTTTCCCAAGCTGGAACACAGCCTCCCCCAAGCAGACACATGTTAGATAAGGTTAGCCTTACCTAGCAACGGCTGAGGAGGGCTCATATGCGGGTCGTCATGTTCGGGTACCAGACCTGGGGACACCGAACGCTGCAGGCTCTGCTGGACTCCGGACACGAGGTGGTCCTCGCGGTCACTCATCCGAAGAGCGACCACGCGTACGAGAAGATCTGGAGCGACTCGGTCGCCGATCTCGCCGAACAGCACGGCGTACCGGTGCTGTTGCGCAACCGGCCGGGCGACGACGAACTCCTGCGCGCGCTCAAGGAGGTCGATCCGGATCTCATCGTGGCCAACAACTGGCGCACCTGGCTGCCGCCCGAGATCTTCGACCTGCCGCCGCACGGCACACTGAACATCCACGACTCGCTGCTCCCGGCCTACGCGGGGTTCTCCCCGCTCATCTGGGCGCTCATCAACGGCGAACCGGAGGTCGGGGTCACCGCCCACCGCATGGACGCCGAACTCGACATGGGTGACGTTCTGTTGCAGCGTTCCGTGCGGGTGGGGCCACAGGACACGGCGACGGACCTGTTCCACCGCACGGTCGATCTGATCGGCCCGCTCGTCACCGACTCGCTCGAACTCATCGCGTCCGGCAGGGCCGTGTGGACACCCCAGGACCGCTCCCGGTCGAGTTTCTTCCACAAGCGGTCCCTGGAGGACAGCCGGATCGACTGGACCTGGCCCGCCGAGGACCTGGAACGGTTCGTACGGGCCCAGTCCGACCCGTATCCCAACGCGTTCACCCACCACCGCGGCCAGCGCGTCCGGATCGTCTCGGCCGCCGTGTCCGAGGGGCGTTACGGCGGCACGCCGGGGCGGATCTTCATCCGCGAGGGCGACGGCGTCGTCATCGTCGCCGGCACCGAGGCGCGCTCCGGACGGCTGCCCGGGCTGGTGGTCAGGCGGGTACGGACGGAGGACGGCACGGAGCACGCGGCGACGGACTACTTCCGCACGATGGGCGGTTACCTGACGGCCCGTCCGTGATCCCGCCCCGTGACAGGCCTGTCCATGATCTCGCCCGGTGACGGGCCTGTCCATGATCTCGCCCGGTGACGGGCCACCCGTCCCGTCCGTGCCCCGCACGGATGATTGCCCTTCCGTGACCTCTCACGGGCCCGTCGCCGTCGCGGGCCCGTGAGCCGGGGCACCGTCGGCCGTGTGTCAGCCGGCGGCGCCCGACACGGGCACCGCGTCCGCGTCCGTGCCCTCGTGGTGGCGGCCCATCGGGATGACCATGGGGGTGCGGCTGACGGGGTCCTCGCCGACGACACAGCGCAGTCCGAAGACGTCCTCGACCATCGGGGCGGTGATGACGTCGGCGGGGGCGCCCTCGCCCGCGATGCGCCCCTTCTTCATGGCGATGATGTGGTCGGCGTACCGGCAGGCCTGGTTGAGGTCGTGCAGGACCATGACGACGGTGCGGCCCTGGTGCCGGTTGAGGTCGGTGACCAGGTCGAGGACGTCGATCTGGTGGGCGAGGTCGAGGTACGTCGTCGGCTCGTCCAGCAGCATCACCGGGGTTCCCTGGGCGACGGCCATGGCGATCCAGGCGCGTTGCCGCTGTCCGCCGGAGAGCTCGTCGACGGACCGGTGGGCGAGATCCGTCATGTCGGTGGCCCTGAGCGCCTCGTGCACGGCCTCCTCGTCGCTCTGCGACCACTGCCGCCACCACGTCTGGTGCGGTGAACGCCCGCGCCCCACCAGGTCGATGACGGTCAGCCCCTCGGGCGCGACGGGCGTCTGCGGGAGGATGCCGAGCTGCTGCGCGAGGGTGCGGGTCGGGATGGAGTGCACCGAGCGGCCGTCGAGGTGGACGGTGCCCGCCTTGGGCGTCAGCAGGCGGGCCAGGGCGCGCAACAGGGTGGACTTGCCACAGGCGTTGGCGCCGACGATCGCGGTGACCCGGCCCGTCGGGACGACCAGGTCGAGATCCTCGACGACGATCCGGTCGTCGTAGGCCAGACGCAGGCCCTCGGCGCGCAGCTCCGGGCCGTCGACGGAACCGCCGGTGCGGTCGACGACACGGCCGTCGCCACCGCCGACGGCACGGGCGTCGGGGCGAACGTCGGCACGGGCGTCGGCACGGGCGTCGCGCTTCGTGACCGGTTCGTACTTCGATGACACGTCTTCAGCCTCCTGAACCGGCGCGGTTGGCGCGGATGAGCAGCCACAGCAGTACGGGTGCGCCGAGCACCCCGGTGACGACCCCGACCGGGAGTTCCGTGTCCGGGACGATCGAGCGGGCGGCGAGGTCGGACACGAGCACCATCACGGCGCCGGTCAGCCCCGCCGCGACGGGGGGCGGGAACGGGGTGCCTGCCAGGCGCTGGGCGACCTGGGGCGCGGCGAGCGCCACGAAGGCGACGGGACCCGCGGTGGCCGTGCCGAAGGAGACGAGGCCGACGGCTATCAGCAGCACGGCCACCCGGACGATCTGCACGCGGGTGCCGAGGCCCCTCGCCACGTCGTCCCCGAGTTGCAGGACGCGGATCTGCCTGCCGAGCAGGACCGCCAGGGGCACCAGCACGGCCATGGTGACGGCGAGCGGGCCGATCTGTTCCCAGGTGCGGCCGTTGAGGTTGCCGACGAGCCAGCCGAGGGCCGCCTGTGCCTGGAAGCGCTGGCCGCGGGCCATGAGGTAGTCGGTGATGCTGGTGCAGATCCAGGCGATACCGATGCCGACGAGGACGATGCGGTATCCGGTGGTGCCGCGTTTCCAGGCCAGGACGTACACCAGCAGCCCGGCGAGCAGCGCGCCGAGCAGACCCAGGGCCTGGGTGCTCAGGCCCGCGTCCCAGCCGAGGACGATCCCGGCGACGACCGCCGTGCCGGCGCCCTGCGTGATGCCGATCATGTCGGGGCTGGCCAGCGGGTTGAGGGTGACCGTCTGGAGCAGGGCCCCGGAGATACCGAAGGCGATGCCGACGAGCAGCCCGGCCAGCGCGCGCGGCAGCCGCAGTTCGTGGACGATCAGTTCGGTGCCGGGGTCGCCCGTGCCCACCAGGGCCTTCATCACCTCGGTGAGCGGGAGGTCGATGTCGCCGACGGAGGTCTCCACGGCGAACGCCAGGAAGGCCGCCGCCGCGAGCAGCAGACAGACCGCCAGCAGCCGGGGTCGTACGACACCGGAGACGGGCGGTGCGGGCAGCCGGAAGGCGAGGCGGTCGGCCGTAGGGCGCTTCGGCGTCGGGTCCACGGCGCCCTTCGGGGGCGGCCCGGACGCGAGATCGGTCGTCATCGGCTCACCGCTCCACGGGTTCGGTCGTCATGGGCCCACAGCTCCATGGGGGTCGGTCGTCATGGGCCCACCGCTCCATGGGTTCGGTCGTCACGGGCCGACGGCGCCACTGCTTCGAAGGCCGCGGATCGGCGATGCCCCGCCGGCCGGCCATGGGCCCGCCGTTCCACGGCTCGGTCGTCAAGGGCCGCGAACCCGACGGATCGGTCGGCACGGACGGTGGACCCGACGGCTCGGTGATCACAGACCGCGCCCCCGACGGCTCGGTCGGCACGGACCGCGCCCCCGGGAGCTCGGCGTTCACGGGACAGGGACCCCGCTGTTCACCGGCCACGGGTCCGCGCCTCCCCGGTCGAGAAGTCATGGTTCACAGCTCCGCGAGGCGTCGGCGGCGGACCAGCGCGATGAAGAACGGGCCGCCGATGAAGGCCACGAGGATGCCGGCCTGGACCTCGGTGGGGCGGGCGATCAGGCGGCCGGCGATGTCGGCGGCCAGGAGGAGGCAGGGGGCGAGGACGGCGGACAGCGGCAGCAGCCAGCGGTGATCCGGGCCGAGGCCGGCGAGTTGGGCGAGGACGCGGGCGATGTGCGGGACGACCAGGCCGACGAAGACCACGGGCCCGATGACGGCGACCGCTCCCCCGGTGAGCAGGGTGACGGCGACGACGCCCTGGACGCGGACCAGGCCGAGTTTGAGCCCGAGCGACTTCGCGACGTCGTCGCCGAGCGCGAGGCTGTTGAGAGCCGGCGCGCAGGCGAGGGCGAGGACCGCGCCGACGGCCAGGAACGGCAGGACGCGCAGGAGGACCTCCTCGTCCTGGTTGGCGAGGGAGCCCGCGTTCCAGAAGCGGTAACGGTTGAGCGCGTCCGGGTCGGTGAGGGCGATGGCACTGGTCAGCGAGAACAGCAGCGAGGTCACGGCCACTCCGGCCAGCGCCAGTTTGACCGGGGTGCTACCGGACCGGCCGAGCCCGCCGAGGAGGTACACCAGGACGCTGGCCACGAACGCGCCGCCGAAGGCGAACCAGATGTACCCGTACACCGAGCCGATGCCGAGCACGCCGACCGACAGGACCACCGCGAAGGCCGCGCCCGCGCTGACACCGAGGATGCCTGGGTCTGCGAGCGGGTTGCGGGTCAGCGCCTGCATCAGCGCGCCCGACAGACCGAGGGCGGCGCCGGTGGCGAGGCCCAGGGCGGTGCGTGGCACGCGCACGGACCAGATGACGTTGTCGATACGGGAGTTGGGGGCGTCACCGAGCAGGGTGTGCCACACCTGGTCGAGGGGGACGCCGAGCGCGCCGAACGCCATCGACAGGGCGCACAGCGTGAGCAGGGCCGCGCCCGAGAGCGTCAACAGCAGTACCGCGCGGGGGCCTTTCGCCGCCCGGACCGTCGAGGTCCCCACGTCTTCAACTTCCTTTGATGAGGCTTACCTTAACTGTAGGGCGAAGGCGGGTTGATCTGTAGGTCTTCCTCCGATTGCCGCCCCGCCCCCGGGGTGACTCTCTTTGAGCACCCTGTGAATTAGGTAACCCTTACCTTAGTATGTCGGCGACCCCGGCCCTGGCCGGGACCCCGACCCGCTGGGGAGGCTCACTGCTGTGTGCGGTTCCGAGGAAGTCCTGGCCCATTGGCGGCGGTTGCTGACACCGCTTCCGCTGGAGATCTCACTGCCCGCCGATCGGCCCCATCCGCCGCAGCCGCTTCCCGAACGGGACACACGCGCGCTGTCGGATGTCCCGGACGCCCCCGACGCCGTACGGCTCGCGGCGTTCGTCGCCCTGCTGCACCGCTACTCCGGGGCGACGGACCTGACCGTGGGCCATGACGGGCTCCCCCTGCGGGTGTCCGTCGAACACGAGCCGACGTTCGCCGAGTTGGTGCGGCGGGTGACGCAGGCGTGGGAGGAGGCGGAGACCCATCGGGTGCCCGTCGGTCTCCTGGTCGAGGAGCTGCGGCCCCGGCCGACGCGCGGCGGCGGACTGTTCTTCAACACGGCGTTCGCCACGGCCGCACGGCCCGCCGGTGAGCCGCCCGCCCCGCTCGACGTGCTGCTGGAGGTGGACGGGGACTCGGCGCGGGTGTCGTACCACCCCGGGCTCTTCGACGGTACGACGATCGAGCGGCTCCTCGGCCACTACCGGACCCTCCTCGCCGACGCCGTGGCCCGGCCCGACACGGCGGTGGCCCGACTGGATCTGATGGGCCCGGAGGAGTACCGGCAGGTCGTCCTCGACTGGAACGACACCGCGCACTCGGTGCCTTCGGACACCTGGCCGGCGATGTTCGCCGAGCAGGTACGGCAGCGCCCGGACGTCGTGGCACTGGTCTTCGAGGACGAGGAACTCACCTACGCCGAGCTGGACGAGCGCGCCAACCGACTGGCGCACGCGCTGATCGCGCGGGGTGCGGGTCCCGAGCGGATCGTCGCCCTCGCCCTGCCGCGTTCCGCCGAGCTGATCGTCGCCGAGGTGGCCGTCCTGAAGTCGGGCGCCGCCTATCTGCCGATCGACCACGACTACCCGGCCGACCGCATCGCGTACATGCTCGGTGACGCGCGGCCCGTCTGCATGGTGACCACCGCGGAGACCGCCCGGGACCTCCCCGACCCGGTCGACGGCGTGACACTCCTGGAGCTCGACTCGGCGGCCACCACCGGCGAGTTGGCGCGGCGGCCGGTCCACGACCCCACCGACACGGACCGCGGGGCGCGCCTCACCGTCCTGAACGCCGCCTACGTGATCTACACCTCGGGCTCCACCGGCCGCCCCAAGGGTGTCGTCCTCGCGCACGGCGGAGTGGCGAAGCTGGTGGCCACGCAGAGCGAGCGGTTCGGCATCGGCCCGCACAGCCGGGTGCTGCAGTTCGCCTCACCGAGCTTCGACGTCGCCTTCTGGGACCTGTGTCTCGGGCTGCTGTCCGGCGGCCGGCTCGTCGTCGTACCGGCCGAGCGACGGGTGCCCGGCGCTCCGCTCGCCGACTACGCGAACGCGCACGGCATCACCTTCATGATCCTGCCGCCCGCGCTGCTCGCCGCCATGCCGGACGACGTCCGACTCCCGCCGAACGCCACGCTGTTGGCGGGTACCGAGCGTGTCTCGCCGGAGCTGGTGGGACGGTATGCGCGCGGGCGGATGATGTTCAACGCCTACGGTCCGACCGAGGCCACCACCAACTCCACGCTCGGGCTGTGCGATCCGGACATCCCGGCCGGGGCGATCGTCCCCATCGGCGTGCCCGACCCGGGGACCCGGGCGTACGTCCTGGACGCGTTCCTGCGGCCCGTGCCCGCCGGGGTCACCGGTGAGCTGTATCTCGGCGGCGCGGGCCTGGCCCGGGGCTATCTCGGGCGTCCGGATCTCACCGCCGAGCGATTCGTCGCCGACCCCTTCGGGGAGCCCGGCGGCCGGCTCTACCGCACCGGTGACCTGGTCCGCCGGCGGTCCGACGGCCGGCTGGAGTTCCTGGGACGCGCCGACGCCCAGGTCAAGATCCGCGGCTTCCGTATCGAGCCGGGCGAGATCGAGTCGGTGCTGCGCGGCCACCCGGCCGTCGAACAGGTCA from the Streptomyces sp. NBC_00310 genome contains:
- a CDS encoding FecCD family ABC transporter permease encodes the protein MTTDLASGPPPKGAVDPTPKRPTADRLAFRLPAPPVSGVVRPRLLAVCLLLAAAAFLAFAVETSVGDIDLPLTEVMKALVGTGDPGTELIVHELRLPRALAGLLVGIAFGISGALLQTVTLNPLASPDMIGITQGAGTAVVAGIVLGWDAGLSTQALGLLGALLAGLLVYVLAWKRGTTGYRIVLVGIGIAWICTSITDYLMARGQRFQAQAALGWLVGNLNGRTWEQIGPLAVTMAVLVPLAVLLGRQIRVLQLGDDVARGLGTRVQIVRVAVLLIAVGLVSFGTATAGPVAFVALAAPQVAQRLAGTPFPPPVAAGLTGAVMVLVSDLAARSIVPDTELPVGVVTGVLGAPVLLWLLIRANRAGSGG
- a CDS encoding FecCD family ABC transporter permease; this translates as MGTSTVRAAKGPRAVLLLTLSGAALLTLCALSMAFGALGVPLDQVWHTLLGDAPNSRIDNVIWSVRVPRTALGLATGAALGLSGALMQALTRNPLADPGILGVSAGAAFAVVLSVGVLGIGSVYGYIWFAFGGAFVASVLVYLLGGLGRSGSTPVKLALAGVAVTSLLFSLTSAIALTDPDALNRYRFWNAGSLANQDEEVLLRVLPFLAVGAVLALACAPALNSLALGDDVAKSLGLKLGLVRVQGVVAVTLLTGGAVAVIGPVVFVGLVVPHIARVLAQLAGLGPDHRWLLPLSAVLAPCLLLAADIAGRLIARPTEVQAGILVAFIGGPFFIALVRRRRLAEL
- a CDS encoding ABC transporter ATP-binding protein, with amino-acid sequence MRAEGLRLAYDDRIVVEDLDLVVPTGRVTAIVGANACGKSTLLRALARLLTPKAGTVHLDGRSVHSIPTRTLAQQLGILPQTPVAPEGLTVIDLVGRGRSPHQTWWRQWSQSDEEAVHEALRATDMTDLAHRSVDELSGGQRQRAWIAMAVAQGTPVMLLDEPTTYLDLAHQIDVLDLVTDLNRHQGRTVVMVLHDLNQACRYADHIIAMKKGRIAGEGAPADVITAPMVEDVFGLRCVVGEDPVSRTPMVIPMGRHHEGTDADAVPVSGAAG
- a CDS encoding methionyl-tRNA formyltransferase, whose protein sequence is MRVVMFGYQTWGHRTLQALLDSGHEVVLAVTHPKSDHAYEKIWSDSVADLAEQHGVPVLLRNRPGDDELLRALKEVDPDLIVANNWRTWLPPEIFDLPPHGTLNIHDSLLPAYAGFSPLIWALINGEPEVGVTAHRMDAELDMGDVLLQRSVRVGPQDTATDLFHRTVDLIGPLVTDSLELIASGRAVWTPQDRSRSSFFHKRSLEDSRIDWTWPAEDLERFVRAQSDPYPNAFTHHRGQRVRIVSAAVSEGRYGGTPGRIFIREGDGVVIVAGTEARSGRLPGLVVRRVRTEDGTEHAATDYFRTMGGYLTARP
- a CDS encoding lysine N(6)-hydroxylase/L-ornithine N(5)-oxygenase family protein, whose protein sequence is MGGDDAVTTLQTGPDSIYDVLGIGFGPSNLALAIALHEHSGASGPADGLRVGFLERQPRFGWHRGMLIDDATMQVSFLKDLVTMRDPTSDFSFLCYLRDRGRLVDFLNLKTLFPLRIEFHDYFEWAAARVAHLVEYSAEVVSVRPVTRDGEIRYFDVTSRVPGDPERLTVRRARSICLATGLEPHLPPGAALSERVWHNSELLPRVDQVRRSGRPVHRAVVLGAGQSAAEAVDYLRRNFPEAEICSVFAKYGYTPADDSPFANKIFDPEAVDLYYGAPREVKQSLFDYHRSTNYSVVDMDLIESLSRAMYQEQVQGRERLRMMNVSRLREVEVGTDDVKVTVEFLPTGEREIVSSDLLVYATGYQPRGVGDNLGEIGKLCLRDDEDALRVGRDHRVVTATNVSADIYLQGGTEHTHGLTSTLLSTTAVRAGEISASLLARRASDLTASEG